The genomic stretch ATTATGATAGGAACTTATGTTTTAAGTGCAGGCTTCTATGATGCATATTTTAAAAAAGCCCAAAAAGTTAGAACACTTATAAAAGAAGATTTTGAAAATGTATTAAATGAAGTAGATGTTATTTTAACACCTGTTGCACCAAGTGTAGCTTTTAAATTATCTGATACAAAAACTCCAATAGAACTATACCTAGAAGATATTTTTACAATATCTGCAAACTTAGCAGGTGTTCCTGCAATATCACTGCCAGGAGGGCTTATAGATAATTTACCAGTTGGAGTACAATTTATGGGAAGACCATTTGACGAAGAAACTTTAATAAAAGTTGCTGATGCACTTGAAAAGAAAATAGGAAGATTAAATTTACCTAAATTGGGTTAATAAGGAGAAATATTATGATAAAAGAATGGGAGTCAGTAATAGGACTGGAAGTTCACTTACAATTAAAAACAGGTACTAAAGTATGGTGTGGTTGTAAATCTGACTATGATGAAAGCGGAATAAATTTACATACTTGTCCAATTTGTTTAGGACATCCTGGAGCACTTCCAAAATTAAATAAAAAAGTAGTAGATTATGCTGTTAAGGCAGCTCTTGCTCTTAATTGTCAAATAAATAATGAAAGTGGTTTTGATAGGAAAAATTATTTCTATCCAGATGCACCTAAAAACTATCAAATTACACAATTTGAAAAATCTTATGCTGAAAAAGGATATATAGAATTTAAGCTAAATTCTGGAAAACAAGTAAAAATTGGAATAACTAAGGTACAAATTGAAGAGGATACAGCTAAAGCTATTCATGGAAAAAATGAATCTTATTTAAATTTTAATAGAGCCTCTATACCTTTAATTGAAATTATATCTGAACCAGATATGAGAAATTCAGAAGAGGCTTATGAATACTTAAATACTTTAAAAAATATAATAAAATATACAAAAGTTAGTGATGTATCTATGGAAACAGGTTCTTTAAGATGTGATGCCAACATTTCTGTTATGGAAAAAGGCTCTAAGGTCTTTGGAACAAGAGTAGAAGTAAAAAACTTAAATTCATTTAAAGCTGTTGCAAGAGCAATAGATTATGAAATTGGTAGGCAAATTGAGCTTATCCAAAATGGTGGAACAGTAGACCAAGAAACTAGACTTTGGGATGAAGAAAATCAAATAACAAGAGTTATGAGATCAAAAGAAGAGGCTATGGATTATAGATATTTTAATGAACCTGATTTATTAAAACTTGTTATAACTGATAAAGAAATTGAAGAGATAAAAAAAGATATGCCCGAAACTAGACTTGCAAAAATTGAAAGATTTAAAACTAATTATAGTTTAGATGAAAAAGATGCTTTTATCTTAACAGAAGAAGTTGAACTTTCAGATTATTTTGAAGAAGTTGTAAAATATTCAAATAATGCTAAGCTAAGTTCAAATTGGATTCTAACAGAAGTTTTAAGAGTTTTAAAGCATAAAAATATTAATATAGAAAAATTTACTATAAGCAGTGAAAATCTTGCAAAAATAATAAAATTAATAGATAAAAATACTATTTCTTCTAAAATAGCAAAAGAAGTTTTTGAAATATCTCTTGAAGATTCAAGAGATCCTGAAATCATTGTAAAAGAAAAAGGAATGCTTCAACTATCTGATACAAGTGAAATAGAAAAAATGGTTAATGAAGTTTTAACTAATAATCAAAAAATGATTGAAGATTATAAATCTGCTGATGAAGGTAGAAAACCAAGAGTGCTTAAGGGAATAGTAGGACAAGTTATGAAAATTTCTAAGGGAAAAGCAAATCCTGAAATTGTAAATGAACTAATTATGGAGAAATTAAAATAAGAGTTGTTACATTCTTATATAAATGTATTAAAAATAGTTCGTTACTAGCCAGATTTCTTAACGGATAAAAATTAAGAATTCGCTGTAAACTTGGTATCATAAGAAGCTCTAAACGAGTAAACTCATTAAGAGCTTCTAAGATCACTTCGCTCAGACACACCAAGGTTTGCTCGGCTCATTCTATTTAATTTTTATCCTAAAATCTGGAATGTAACTCTCTTATTTTTAATAACTATTTTTTAAGTTAAATTGTAACAACTTTATTTTTATACTAGATGCTAGAAAGGAATGAAATGCAAAATTATGATTTTTATCCAGCAATAGAACCTTTTAAATCGTATATGCTTCCTGTAAGTGATGTTCATAGTATCTATGTAGAAGAATGTGGAAATCCAAATGGAGAGCCTATAATTTTTTTACATGGTGGACCAGGAGCAGGATTTGGTAAAAAAGCTAGAAGATTTTTTGATCCAGAATATTATCATATAATTTTATTTGATCAAAGAGGATGTGGTAAAAGTATTCCTTTTCTTGAAACTAAAGAAAATAATATTTTTTATTCTATTAAAGATATGGAAAAAATAAAATTACACATTGGTATTGATAAATGGACTATATTTGCTGGAAGTTTTGGAACAACTGTTGCTTTAACTTATGCTATTCACTACCCAGAAAAAGTAAAAAAAATGATTTTACAAGGGATACTCTTAGCTACCGAAAGTGATTTAAACTGGTATTTTCAAGAAGGAATTTCAGAAATTTATCCATCAGAATTTAAAATATTTAAAGAATTTATTCCAAAAGAAGAACAAAGTAATTTACTTGAAGCTTATTATAAAAGATTCTTTTCTGATGACATTAATCTTAGAAATGAAGCTGTTAAAATTTGGAGTCGTTTTCAATTGAGAACAATGGAATCTGAAAATATTATGTCTTTAGACGAAGAAATTCAAGATTCTGAAATTTCTCTTGCTCTTATAGAAGCACATTATTTCTATAATAATATGTTTTGGGAAGATAAAAATTACATATTGAATAGAGTTGAAAAAATCAAAGATATCCCAATTCAAATAGCTCATGGAAGATTTGATTTAAATGCAAGAGTTGTTTCTGCATATAAATTGTCTGAAAAACTTAATAATTATGAACTTATAATAGTTGAAGGAGTTGGTCATTCTCCTTTTACAGAAAAAATGAGTAGAGTTCTTATAAAATTTTTAGAAGATACAAAAAAATTATAACAATAGAGATGAGGGAAATATGTAATGGAAGATAAAGTTCTTATAATAAATACAGGTGGTACTATTGGAATGGTTGGAAAACCTTTAAGACCTGCCTATAATTGGTCTGAAATTACTAAGGAATATTCAATGTTAGAAAAATTTCCAACAGATTATTACCAATTTGAAAAATTGATAGATTCATCAGATGTTACAGTAGAATTTTGGTTAAAATTAGTAGAAGTGATAGAAAAAAACTATGATAAATATTTAGGCTTTGTAATATTACATGGTACGGATACTATGGCTTATACAGGTTCTATGTTATCATTTTTATTAAAAAATTTATCAAAACCCGTAATTTTAACAGGAGCACAGGCTCCAATGATAAACCCTAGAAGTGATGGTTTACAAAATCTAATAAATTCTATCTATATTGCAGGGCATAAATTATTTAATATTCCTTTAATTCCAGAGGTATGCATATGTTTTAGAGATAGTTTATTGAGAGCTAATAGGAGTAAAAAAACAGATAGTAATAATTACTATGGCTTTTCATCTCCAAATTACAATCCTTTAGCAGAAATAGGTACTGAAATAAAGGTTATCTCAGATAGAATATTAAAAAAGCCAACAGAAAAATTTTATGTTATAAAAAACATAGATGCTAATGTTTTATTATTGGAACTATTTCCAGGTTTAAATTCAAAGTATATATCTGATTTCATTGAAAGTAATAAAAATATAAAAGCTTTAATATTAAAAACTTATGGAAGTGGAAATACACCAACAAGTGAAGAATTTATTGAAACTTTAAAATTCATATCTAAAAAAGGAATTCCTATTTTGGATATAACACAATGTATTTCAGGAAGTGTGAAAATGCCACTTTATGAGTCTACTGATAAACTTGCAAAATTAGGTATTATAAATGGAAGTGATATAACTTCTGAAGCAGGTTTAACTAAAATGATGTATTTACTAGGAAAAAAATTAAGTCTACAAGAAATTAAAAATGCTTTTGCAAGTTCAATCTGTGGAGAACAGACTGTATAATATAGGAGAAAAATTATGAAAAGATGGATATTTTTAATACTGGCTATTATAATGATTTTAATTTTTGGTGTAATAAAATCTTGCCAAAGAGGAAAAAGAGAAATTATTAATGTCTATGCAGACAGAGAAATAGAAATTTTTGTTGGAAAATTAGCTAAAAAATATGAAAGGGTTGATAAAAAAACTGAGATAAAAATAAATGCTTTAAATTCAATAGATAATTATGATATTATACTAACTAATGAAGATTCAAAAATTAAAGATAGCATTAAAAAGAAATATGAAATAAAAGATTTTTTTGAAGATAATTTAGTTATAATAGGGCGTAGAAAAATAGAAAATTTATCCCAAATGTTAACTTCTTCTATTGCTATCCCTAACTATAAAACAAATATTGGTAAAATAGGCTTAGATATTCTAGCTAAGGTAGAAGGCTTTCAAGAAATGGCAAAAAAGATTCAATATAAAGATGATGTGATGAGTTCTCTTGAAAGTGTTGATTTATATGAAGTTGATTATGCTTTTGTTACAAGTAAAATTTTACCTCTTGCTAAAAATTCAGAAATTTGTTATATTTTTCCAGAGAATATAGGACGAAATAAAATTTTATATAAGGCTTATATTAATTTAGAAAGCAATAAAAATCCTAAAAGATTTTATGACTTTATTGAAGAAGAGCTGGCAGAGAAAAATCAAAATAAACCAAAATCTGAAAAAAATAAAGTGATTAAGACGAATTAAGAGTTGGAGGTACTAGTTTGAAAAAAGTATTGTTATTTTTTTGTATGTTATTGATAATTAATAATAATTTTGCAGAAGAAAATGTTGTAACTGAAAATATCCAAAATCCTGTGGAACAAGAACCACAAAAAATAATTTTAGATGTAAAATCAGTATATGATTCTTTAAATATTAAAAATAAAATAGATTATTCTATTTTTCAAAAAGCATATTTAGGTTATGTACAGATTTCAAATAAAAATCCTGGAATTTTAATAATAATAGATTATACAAAACCTTCAAATGAGGAAAGATTTTATGTATTAGATTTGGATAAGAAAAAACTTGTTTATTCAACCCGTGTAGCACATTCTAAAAATTCAGGATTAGAAATTCCTTTACAATTTTCAGATGACCCTAACTCCTATCAAAGTTCATTAGGTTTCTTTGTAACATTAGGGGAATATAATGGAGCTTATGGATATTCTTTAAGATTAAAAGGACTTGAAGAAAATATAAATGCCAATGCAGAAGATAGGGCTATTGTTATCCATGGTGGAGATATAGTTGAAGATGAATATATTAAAAAGTTTGGATTTGCTGGAAGAAGTTTAGGTTGCCCTGTATTACCTCATTCTTTAACTAGAGAAATAATAGATTATATTAAACATGGAAGAGTTTTATTTATCTATGGTAATGATGAAGAATATATTGATAATAGTTTATATTTGAGTAAATTAGCCCCTATATTTGAAGGAAATCCAAAAAATATTGTTGAGATTGAGAAGCCAATTGAAGTTCAAAAAACTTCTCCAACAGTTACAACAATTGTAACTACAGCTCCAAGTGTACCTGTTGTAGATGATAAAATAGATAATATTAATCGTGAAGCTGTAATTGCTGAGACTAACATTACAAAGATTTTTGAAATTATAAAGCAAGAAGCTAAATATACAAATAATATAGATAATAATAAGGTATCTTACACTGAATTATTAAAGGGTATAATCCAAGAAAAAAGTAATAAAGTACCAGCAGAAAAAAATTCTACTGAAAATGAAAATTTAGAAGATGAAAAAAAAGATAATCAAGAAAAAGTAATAGAACAAACTGTCATAAATGATTCTTCTGAAACTAAGCAAGAAGAGAATGATACAAATATTCAACAAAATGTGAATATACAAGAACAAGAAAATAAAAAAGAAGAAAGAAAATATCCAGAAGAAGTTACTAAAAAGAGTTTAGGATTAGGGGTTAAATTAAAGTAATTTTTATTTCAGTAAGGGGTTGTTGCAACACAACCTCTTTTATATTATTGATATAAATCCTAAAATATTATATAATTAATATAAATAATTTTTAAGGAGTCATAAATGGATAAAATCACCCAGAGAATGAAACAAATTGAAATTTTAACTATTGTTTTATTTATGTTAATTTTAATATTTTTCATTATCTATGTTATTAATGAACATGAAAATATATTTTTAGGAATGTATAAAATAATCACTTCCCCTGCTATTTTAGTTACTGACTTTATACATGTAGGTGGAATAGGGGCTGCCTTTTTTAATGCAATCTTAATTTTTTCTTTTAATTTTTTCTTAGTAAAATTATTTAAAGTAAAAATTACTGGAATAACAATTGCTGCTTTCTTCACAGTTTTTGGGTTTTCTTTTTTTGGAAAAAATATTTTAAATATTCTTCCTTTTTATTTAGGTGGAATTTTATATAGTGTCTATACCTCAACAGATTTCTCAGAACATATTGTTTCCATTGCATTTTCAAGTGCTTTAGCACCTTTTGTAAGTAGTATTGCATTCTATGGAGAGATCTCTTTTGAAACATCATATATAAATGCAATCTTAATTGGAGTTTTAATTGGTTTTATAGTAGTTCCTTTGGCAAAAAGTCTTTATGATTTTCATGAAGGTTATGATTTGTATAATTTAGGTTTTACAGCAGGTATCCTTGGGTCTGTCATTATTGCAGTTCTAAAATTATATCATTTTGAAATAACTCCACAATTTTTATTATCAATAGAATATGATATACCTTTAAAAATCTTATGTTCCTCTGTTTTTATATCTTTGATTATTATTGGTTTTTATATAAATGATAATTCATTTTCAGGATATTTAAGTTTGATAAAAGATGATGGTTATAAATCTGATTTTACTCAAAAATATGGATATGGATTAACATTGATAAACATGGGAATAATGGGTTTTATAAGTATAGTATTTGTTATGATAACAGGGCAAACTTTTAATGGTCCAGTTTTAGCAGCACTTTTTACTGTTGTAGGCTTTTCTGCAAATGGAAAAACTATTTTTAATACTCTTCCAATATTAATTGGTGTTTTACTTGCAAGTTTAGGTAGTAAAGGAAGTATTTTTACCTTAGCTATATCTGGATTATTTGGCACTGCACTTGCCCCAATATCTGGTATTTTTGGACCTATTGCAGGAATAATAGCAGGGTGGCTACATTTAGCAGTGGTACAAAATGTAGGTTTAGTCCATGGTGGTCTTAATTTATATAATAATGGATTTTCTGCAGGAATTGTAGCAGGTTTTTTACTCCCTATATTTAATATGATAACAGATAACAATAATCAAAGAAAAATGAATATTCAAAGAAAGCATATGAATTTTTTAAAAGCTGTACAAACAAATATAAAAAAGAGAATGGATGAAAAAGAAAATAAGGAGAACAAATGAAAATATTAGATATACCTAATTTAAAATTTTTAAAAGTTGGAGTTGATACTGATCCTTTAAACAAGAATAATTTAGAATATTTAGAAAAACAAAATGCTATTGCTGCTTTAATTTTAAATCATTCTGAGGATAAAGTCTTATTTGTAAATCAATATAGAGCTGGCGTTCATAATTATATCTATGAAGTTCCTGCTGGACTTATTGAAAATAATGAGGAACCTATTATTGCTCTTGAAAGGGAAGTTAGAGAGGAAACAGGATATAAAAGAGAAGATTATGATATTATCTATGATAGTAACACAGGATTTTTAGTTTCACCTGGATATACAACAGAAAAAATATATATCTATATAATAAAATTAAAATCTGATGATATTATACCTTTGGATTTAAAACTTGATGAAACAGAAAATTTATATACAAAATGGATAGATATTAGAGATGCAGGAAAATTAACTCTTGATATGAAAACTATATTTTCTTTGCATATCTATACTAATTTATTAAAATAGGAGCTAATAGCTCCTATTTTATTTATCCCTAGTATAACCAAAAGAAGAAAGTATAGCTTCTTCTCTTTCCCTCATAAGTTTTTTATCTTCTTCTTCTATATGGTCATAACCTAAAATATGTAAGATACCATGAGTTAAAACATAATAAAATTCCCTTTCAAATGAATGATTGTATTCACTTGCTTGTTCTTCAACTCTTTCTAAGGAAATAATAATATCTCCTAAAGTATCATAAGGACC from Fusobacterium simiae encodes the following:
- the pip gene encoding prolyl aminopeptidase; this encodes MQNYDFYPAIEPFKSYMLPVSDVHSIYVEECGNPNGEPIIFLHGGPGAGFGKKARRFFDPEYYHIILFDQRGCGKSIPFLETKENNIFYSIKDMEKIKLHIGIDKWTIFAGSFGTTVALTYAIHYPEKVKKMILQGILLATESDLNWYFQEGISEIYPSEFKIFKEFIPKEEQSNLLEAYYKRFFSDDINLRNEAVKIWSRFQLRTMESENIMSLDEEIQDSEISLALIEAHYFYNNMFWEDKNYILNRVEKIKDIPIQIAHGRFDLNARVVSAYKLSEKLNNYELIIVEGVGHSPFTEKMSRVLIKFLEDTKKL
- a CDS encoding DUF1576 domain-containing protein, whose translation is MDKITQRMKQIEILTIVLFMLILIFFIIYVINEHENIFLGMYKIITSPAILVTDFIHVGGIGAAFFNAILIFSFNFFLVKLFKVKITGITIAAFFTVFGFSFFGKNILNILPFYLGGILYSVYTSTDFSEHIVSIAFSSALAPFVSSIAFYGEISFETSYINAILIGVLIGFIVVPLAKSLYDFHEGYDLYNLGFTAGILGSVIIAVLKLYHFEITPQFLLSIEYDIPLKILCSSVFISLIIIGFYINDNSFSGYLSLIKDDGYKSDFTQKYGYGLTLINMGIMGFISIVFVMITGQTFNGPVLAALFTVVGFSANGKTIFNTLPILIGVLLASLGSKGSIFTLAISGLFGTALAPISGIFGPIAGIIAGWLHLAVVQNVGLVHGGLNLYNNGFSAGIVAGFLLPIFNMITDNNNQRKMNIQRKHMNFLKAVQTNIKKRMDEKENKENK
- a CDS encoding NUDIX hydrolase yields the protein MKILDIPNLKFLKVGVDTDPLNKNNLEYLEKQNAIAALILNHSEDKVLFVNQYRAGVHNYIYEVPAGLIENNEEPIIALEREVREETGYKREDYDIIYDSNTGFLVSPGYTTEKIYIYIIKLKSDDIIPLDLKLDETENLYTKWIDIRDAGKLTLDMKTIFSLHIYTNLLK
- a CDS encoding asparaginase, which produces MEDKVLIINTGGTIGMVGKPLRPAYNWSEITKEYSMLEKFPTDYYQFEKLIDSSDVTVEFWLKLVEVIEKNYDKYLGFVILHGTDTMAYTGSMLSFLLKNLSKPVILTGAQAPMINPRSDGLQNLINSIYIAGHKLFNIPLIPEVCICFRDSLLRANRSKKTDSNNYYGFSSPNYNPLAEIGTEIKVISDRILKKPTEKFYVIKNIDANVLLLELFPGLNSKYISDFIESNKNIKALILKTYGSGNTPTSEEFIETLKFISKKGIPILDITQCISGSVKMPLYESTDKLAKLGIINGSDITSEAGLTKMMYLLGKKLSLQEIKNAFASSICGEQTV
- a CDS encoding murein L,D-transpeptidase catalytic domain family protein; protein product: MKKVLLFFCMLLIINNNFAEENVVTENIQNPVEQEPQKIILDVKSVYDSLNIKNKIDYSIFQKAYLGYVQISNKNPGILIIIDYTKPSNEERFYVLDLDKKKLVYSTRVAHSKNSGLEIPLQFSDDPNSYQSSLGFFVTLGEYNGAYGYSLRLKGLEENINANAEDRAIVIHGGDIVEDEYIKKFGFAGRSLGCPVLPHSLTREIIDYIKHGRVLFIYGNDEEYIDNSLYLSKLAPIFEGNPKNIVEIEKPIEVQKTSPTVTTIVTTAPSVPVVDDKIDNINREAVIAETNITKIFEIIKQEAKYTNNIDNNKVSYTELLKGIIQEKSNKVPAEKNSTENENLEDEKKDNQEKVIEQTVINDSSETKQEENDTNIQQNVNIQEQENKKEERKYPEEVTKKSLGLGVKLK
- the gatB gene encoding Asp-tRNA(Asn)/Glu-tRNA(Gln) amidotransferase subunit GatB is translated as MIKEWESVIGLEVHLQLKTGTKVWCGCKSDYDESGINLHTCPICLGHPGALPKLNKKVVDYAVKAALALNCQINNESGFDRKNYFYPDAPKNYQITQFEKSYAEKGYIEFKLNSGKQVKIGITKVQIEEDTAKAIHGKNESYLNFNRASIPLIEIISEPDMRNSEEAYEYLNTLKNIIKYTKVSDVSMETGSLRCDANISVMEKGSKVFGTRVEVKNLNSFKAVARAIDYEIGRQIELIQNGGTVDQETRLWDEENQITRVMRSKEEAMDYRYFNEPDLLKLVITDKEIEEIKKDMPETRLAKIERFKTNYSLDEKDAFILTEEVELSDYFEEVVKYSNNAKLSSNWILTEVLRVLKHKNINIEKFTISSENLAKIIKLIDKNTISSKIAKEVFEISLEDSRDPEIIVKEKGMLQLSDTSEIEKMVNEVLTNNQKMIEDYKSADEGRKPRVLKGIVGQVMKISKGKANPEIVNELIMEKLK